Proteins encoded together in one Rhizobium bangladeshense window:
- a CDS encoding GMC family oxidoreductase, whose amino-acid sequence MGFDYIITGAGPAGCVLASRLSEDPDVKVLLLEAGGGDWNPLFHMPAGFAKMTKGVASWGWETVPQKHMKGRVLRYTQAKIIGGGSSINAQLYTRGNAADYDLWASEDGCEGWDYRSILPYFKRAEDNQRFADDYHAYGGPLGVSMPAAPLPICDAYIRAGQELGIPYNHDFNGRQQAGVGFYQLTQRNRRRSSASFAYLSPIRDRKNLTIRTGARVARILLEAGRAVGVEIATGRGLEVVRAEREVLVSSGAIGSPKLLLQSGIGPADHLTSVGVKALHDLPGVGGNLQDHLDLFVIAECTGDHTYDGVAKLHRTLWAGIQYVLFRTGPVASSLFETGGFWYADPDAQSPDIQFHLGLGSGIEAGVERLKNAGVTLNSAYLHPRSRGTVRLSSADPGAAPLIDPNYWSDPHDRKMSLEGLKIAREIMQQAALKPYVMAERLPGPKVITDEQLFDYGCANAKTDHHPVGTCKMGTGSDAVVGLDLKVHGLEGLRVCDSSIMPRVPSCNTNAPTIMVGEKGSDLIRGLPALPSAIFAYERNDTRPRARAEIR is encoded by the coding sequence ATGGGATTCGATTATATCATCACCGGTGCCGGTCCTGCGGGCTGCGTTCTTGCAAGCCGCCTCAGCGAAGATCCCGATGTCAAGGTACTGCTTTTGGAGGCGGGCGGAGGCGACTGGAATCCTCTTTTCCACATGCCCGCCGGCTTTGCCAAGATGACCAAAGGTGTGGCCAGCTGGGGCTGGGAAACCGTCCCCCAGAAGCACATGAAGGGCAGGGTGCTTCGCTACACCCAGGCAAAAATCATCGGCGGCGGCTCATCGATCAACGCTCAGCTCTACACCCGCGGAAATGCTGCCGATTATGACTTATGGGCCAGCGAAGACGGCTGCGAGGGCTGGGACTACCGTTCGATCCTGCCCTATTTCAAACGTGCCGAGGACAATCAACGTTTCGCCGACGACTACCACGCCTATGGCGGCCCGCTGGGTGTCTCGATGCCGGCTGCGCCGCTGCCGATCTGCGACGCCTATATCCGCGCAGGACAGGAGCTCGGCATACCCTACAATCACGACTTCAACGGCCGCCAGCAGGCCGGCGTCGGATTTTACCAGCTCACCCAACGCAACCGCCGCCGGTCGTCGGCCTCGTTTGCCTATCTCTCGCCGATCAGGGACCGGAAGAACCTGACGATCCGGACGGGCGCGCGCGTCGCACGCATTCTGCTGGAGGCAGGCCGCGCCGTCGGCGTCGAGATCGCGACCGGACGCGGTCTGGAGGTCGTACGCGCTGAACGCGAAGTCCTGGTTTCGTCAGGCGCGATCGGATCGCCGAAGCTCCTTTTGCAGTCCGGCATTGGGCCGGCCGACCATTTGACCTCGGTCGGCGTCAAGGCCCTCCACGATCTGCCTGGCGTCGGCGGCAATCTTCAGGACCATCTCGATCTCTTTGTTATTGCCGAATGCACCGGCGATCACACCTATGACGGCGTCGCGAAGCTCCACCGGACACTTTGGGCCGGAATTCAATATGTTCTCTTCCGGACTGGTCCAGTCGCCTCGTCGCTCTTCGAGACCGGCGGCTTCTGGTATGCCGATCCCGACGCACAGTCCCCCGATATCCAGTTCCATCTCGGCCTGGGTTCCGGCATCGAAGCAGGTGTCGAACGGCTCAAGAACGCCGGCGTAACGCTCAATTCGGCCTATCTGCATCCGCGCTCGCGTGGAACGGTGCGTCTCTCATCCGCCGATCCCGGTGCGGCACCCCTGATCGATCCCAACTACTGGTCCGACCCTCACGACAGGAAGATGTCCCTGGAGGGGCTCAAGATCGCCCGCGAAATCATGCAGCAGGCGGCGCTGAAACCTTATGTCATGGCCGAAAGACTTCCGGGGCCGAAGGTGATCACCGATGAGCAGCTTTTCGATTATGGCTGCGCCAATGCCAAGACCGATCATCATCCGGTGGGCACCTGCAAGATGGGAACCGGGTCTGACGCGGTTGTTGGTCTCGATCTCAAGGTTCACGGCCTCGAAGGCCTGAGGGTCTGCGATTCCTCCATCATGCCGCGCGTGCCGTCATGCAACACCAACGCGCCGACGATCATGGTCGGCGAAAAAGGATCGGACCTCATCCGGGGCCTGCCTGCGCTGCCATCGGCCATCTTCGCCTATGAACGCAACGATACCAGGCCCCGGGCCCGCGCCGAGATCCGCTAA